In a genomic window of Rhinoderma darwinii isolate aRhiDar2 chromosome 10, aRhiDar2.hap1, whole genome shotgun sequence:
- the TNNT1 gene encoding troponin T, slow skeletal muscle, which translates to MMPQLAPPKIPEGERVDFDDIHRKRMEKDLLELQTLIDVHFEQRKKEEEEIIGLKDRIENRRSERAEQQRFRTEKERERQARMAEEKMRKEEEEAKKRADDDAKKKKVLSNMGAQYGGYLMKAEQKRGKRQTGREMKRKILAERHKPLSIDQINENQLREKAKELSDWMYQLESEKYDLMENMKTQKYEINILYNRISHAQKFKKGAGKGRVGGRWK; encoded by the exons ATGATGCCCCAGCTTGCCCCTCCAAAAATTCCAGAGGGAGAAAGAGTTGACTTTGAT GATATCCATCGGAAGAGAATGGAAAAAGATCTCCTGGAACTTCAGACATTGATAGATGTCCATTTTGAACAACGCaagaaggaagaagaagaaaTAATTGGCCTAAAGGATAGAATA gAAAACCGCAGATCTGAACGTGCAGAGCAACAACGTTTCAGGACTGAGAAGGAGCGAGAGAGACAAGCCAGAATGGCG GAAGAAAAAATGAGAAAAGAAGAAGAGGAAGCCAAAAAACGTGCTGATGATGATGCCAAGAAGAAAAAAGTTCTTTCCAACATGGGAGCCCAGTATGGGGGTTATCTCATGAAG gCAGAGCAGAAGAGAGGGAAGAGACAGACCGGTCGTGAAATGAAGAGAAAGATTCTAGCGGAACGGCACAAACCCTTATCCATTGATCAAATTAATGAAAATCAGCTAAG GGAGAAAGCTAAAGAGCTATCAGACTGGATGTATCAGCTGGAGTCTGAAAAGTATGATCTCATGGagaatatgaaaacacagaaatatGAG ATTAATATTCTTTACAACCGTATAAGTCATGCACAGAAATT cAAAAAAGGTGCAGGAAAAGGACGTGTAGGTGGACGTTGGAAGTAA